AGACAAACCCGAAGGAAGGGAAACCGTTTTTAGCGTTTTCAAACAATCACTAATAGACAACAACAAACCATTTATTACCCTATCAGGTGACGCAAGCTTACGTCTCAAAAAAGCCGTTTCCATTATTGATGATTTGACTTTAGCATTAGAAAAAGGGAAATCTTCATTAGAATTTGTTCAAGAGTATCTCATCCAGAAAAATTAAATCCATCTCGTTTTTTTGCAATTGAATTTTGAGATTGCAATTGCAATTGCAATAGAATGTGCTATATTTGCACTGTCTCAAGGGGTGCTCTAAATAACGAGCTGAGATTATACCCAATGAACCTGAGCAGGTAATGCTGCTAAGGGAAAACAGACTTAACGATTAACACACCTGTTAATTATGTAGTCTAGAGTAACCATTTAATTTTTAACCAAGAATAATGACCCCTGTTATTCGTAATTTTTTTACGAATGAAATATTTATTATTCAAAACGAGCCGAAAACAATTAATTATTAGCTCATTCCTGTTGTTCTCTTTAGCCACATTGGCCCAAGAAAAAAACAAAGACACCACCCAAGTCAATCAACTTGATGAAGTATTGGTATCGGCAATTCGAGTGACCTCTAAAACCCCTGTTAGTTTTAGTAACCTTTCCAAAAAAGAAATTCAAAACCGAAATCTAGGACAAGATATTCCTATTTTGATGAATTACATGCCTTCGGTAGTGACTACTTCGGATGCCGGAAACGGGGTGGGTTATACTGGGATTCGTGTTCGTGGAAGCGATGCGACACGTGTCAACGTAACCATCAACGGAATCCCGTACAACGATTCTGAAAGCCACGGCACTTTTTGGGTGAACATGCCTGATTTTGCTTCTTCACTTCAAAGTGTGCAATTGCAACGTGGTGTAGGAACCTCAACCAATGGATCTGGTGCTTTTGGAGCTAGTTTAAATATGCTAACCGATTCGTATTCGGAGAAAGCATCTGGTGAAATCTCCAATTCTTTTGGAAGTTTTAATACACACAAAAACACGGTAAAATTCAGTACCGGTTTACTTAATGATCATTTTGAGATTGCGGGACGTGTTTCTACTTTAAATTCTGACGGTTATATTGACCGAGCGAGTTCCGATTTGAAATCTTATTTCTTACAAGGAACGTATGTTGGCAAAACCACTTTAATCAAAGCTTTGGCTTTTGGAGGAAATGAAAAAACTTATCAATCTTGGAACGGAATAGATGGAGAAACGTTGTTAACCAACAGAACCTTTAATTCGGCAGGAATTTACACAGATGAATTAGGTCAAACTCGTTTCTACGACAATGAAACAGACAATTACCAACAAGACCATTACCAGTTGCATTGGAACGAAAAACTAAGCACTAATTGGAACACTAATCTTGCCTTTCATTACACCAAAGGAAAAGGCTATTATGAAAATTATAAAGAAGATGGAGAAGTTGCTAATTATGGATTAAGTCTTATTTCAGGAACTACAATCAACTCTTCAGCTATCAGCACCACCGATTTAATTCGCCAAAAATGGTTAGATAACGATTTTTACGGCACTACATTTTCAGCCAATTACCAATCCAACAAATTGGATTTTATCTTTGGCGGAAGCTATAACAAATACGAAGGAAATCATTTTGGAAAAGTGATTTGGGCTAGATATGCCGGCCCATCCGAACTAGGCGATCGTTATTATGACGATACGGCAACCAAAATAGAGGCTACCGCTTTCGCGAAAGCCAATTACCAAGTGGATGAGAAATGGAGTCTTTTTGGCGACTTACAAATTCGTAATGTACACTACCAAGCCAATGCATATGAAACCGGATTAGTGAATGATACCTTCTCTTTTTTCAATCCGAAAGCCGGACTTAATTATACAGTCAACTCCAAAAACAATCTATACTTCTCCTACGCTAGAGCCAATAGAGAACCCAATCGTACCGACTATGAAAGCGGCAATATAAAACCAGAAAAATTAAATGATTTCGAATTGGGTTGGAGGTATTTGTCGGACAAAATGCAATTGAATACTAACTTCTATTATATGGCCTACCAAGACCAATTAATTTTAACTGGAACCCTTGACGATGTTGGAAATCCAATTCGTTCCAACAGTGAAAAAAGTTACCGATTAGGTGTAGAAGTTGATGCTGCAATTGTGCTATCTTCAACATTTAGCCTTCGTCCGAACCTTACAGTAAGTCGTAATAAAAACATAGACTTAGCGGTAAGCGGACAAAATTATGGGACCAAAGACATTTCGTATTCCCCTTCAGTAATTGCAGGAAATAGTTTGATTTACAAACCAACTGAAAGCCTGCAAATTATTTGGTTGCAAAAATATGTAGGACAACAATACATGAATAACATTGAATTACCAGAAGCTAAATTAGCCGATTACTTTATCAACGATTTGAATATTTCCTATGAAATTAAACCAAAATCAGTTTTCAAATCGATAATTTTTAAAGGATTAGTCAACAATATTTTAGATAAAAAATACATTTCAAACGGCTATATGTGGGACATATACCCATACTATTACCCGCAAGCTGGAACTAATATCTTGGCAGGAATAACATTGAAATTTTAAACTGTAGCATTTAGCGATTTGAAGAATTCCTGGCAGCAATGTCAGGATTTTTTAATTGTAAATTCGGAGCACATTCCCATTGACTTCCACTCGGTATTGTTTCATAGGATATTGTAAACTCCCTTGCCCAGAAAACAAACTATAGGTTTTGTTATCACAAGGACAAACGGCATCAATCCCGTTAATAGTCATTGTAGAACACGAACTTAAGCTTTGATTCGGACAAGCAGCATCAAAGGCATTATAACCACTTCCTGTATTGAAAATTAGTAACCCTTTTACCCCTTTCCCAGCATAATAAATCGCATTACTAGGATATTGAAGATTGGAATACAAAGGCAAGTTCATATTGATATCCACCGTAAAAGTGTAATTAGGAATGAAAGGATTCGTATTAATAGGTCCGTTATCCGAACAGGAAAGAAATACTAAAAAAAGGACAGAGAGCCAGACCGACTTTTTCATTATAAAAGAATTAAGTAGCTAAGAATTAGCGAAACAAATTTAATTTATTTACATTTGAAATAGGTTGTGAAAATGAATATAGTTACAATCTAAATAAAATTATAGTATCTTTGTGGAAAGAAATCCCGTCCTGATGGGATTTTTTCTATTTTATATAAACAATGAAGTTATGAGCACAGTATCTTATTACACCGCAGAAGGATTAAAAAAATTACGAGAAGAATTAGATTATTTAAAAAATGTGATGCGTCCAAAAGCATCGCAAGATATTGCTGACGCAAGAGACAAAGGCGATTTGTCTGAAAACGCCGAATACGATGCTGCCAAAGAAGCACAAGGCATGCTAGAAATGCGCATCGCTAAATTAGAAGAAATTCATTCTAATGCCCGTTTGATCGACGAAACTCATTTAGACGTTTCTAAAGTATTGGTTTTATCTAAAGTAAAAATCAAAAACCAAACGAACGGAATGGAAGTGATTTACACTTTGGTGGCCGAAAGTGAAGCCGATTTAAAAACTGGAAAAATTTCTGTAACCTCTCCAATAGGAAAAGGGTTGTTAGGAAAATCTGTTGGAGAAGTAGCTGAAATTACGGTGCCTAATGGTGTATTGAAATTTGACATCTTAGAAATTACTAGAGAATAAATTCAATCGCATGAGTTCTATTTTTACCAAAATCGTAAACGGAGAAATTCCTTGTTATAAAATTGCAGAAGACGCTAATTTCTTAGCTTTTTTAGATGTTAATCCGAATGCCAAAGGACATACATTGTGCATTCCAAAACAAGAAATCGACCAACTTTTTGAAATAGATGACACATTGTATTTGGGCTTAATGCAATTCTCTAAAAAAATTGCTACCGCCCTACAAAAAACAGTTCCTTGCAAACGCATCGGAATGTCCGTTATTGGTCTGGAAGTACCTCACGCCCATGTTCATTTAATACCTTTAAACGAAATGTATGAAATGCGCTTCCAAAACAAAGTAACGCTTAGCAAGGAAGAATTCGAAGCTTTGGCCAAAGCAATTCAAAACAATTTATAAAAATAAAAAAGCGAATCGATTTAAATAGATTCGCTTTTTTTATAACTCAATTGGATCGTACTTCCTTTACCTATTCCGGATTGAACTACTTTAATTCGGCCCTTGTGGTACTCTTCAACAATTCTTTTCGTTAAGGAAAGTCCTAATCCCCAACCTCTCTTTTTGGTCGTAAAACCGGGTTCAAAAATAGTCTTGAATTGTTTTTTAGGAATTCCAATTCCGGTGTCTGAAACTTTAATTTGTATCCATTCGCCGTCTTGTTCCATAACCAAATCTAAATTGCCCTTTCCTTTCATAGC
This sequence is a window from Flavobacterium ammoniigenes. Protein-coding genes within it:
- a CDS encoding TonB-dependent receptor, with translation MKYLLFKTSRKQLIISSFLLFSLATLAQEKNKDTTQVNQLDEVLVSAIRVTSKTPVSFSNLSKKEIQNRNLGQDIPILMNYMPSVVTTSDAGNGVGYTGIRVRGSDATRVNVTINGIPYNDSESHGTFWVNMPDFASSLQSVQLQRGVGTSTNGSGAFGASLNMLTDSYSEKASGEISNSFGSFNTHKNTVKFSTGLLNDHFEIAGRVSTLNSDGYIDRASSDLKSYFLQGTYVGKTTLIKALAFGGNEKTYQSWNGIDGETLLTNRTFNSAGIYTDELGQTRFYDNETDNYQQDHYQLHWNEKLSTNWNTNLAFHYTKGKGYYENYKEDGEVANYGLSLISGTTINSSAISTTDLIRQKWLDNDFYGTTFSANYQSNKLDFIFGGSYNKYEGNHFGKVIWARYAGPSELGDRYYDDTATKIEATAFAKANYQVDEKWSLFGDLQIRNVHYQANAYETGLVNDTFSFFNPKAGLNYTVNSKNNLYFSYARANREPNRTDYESGNIKPEKLNDFELGWRYLSDKMQLNTNFYYMAYQDQLILTGTLDDVGNPIRSNSEKSYRLGVEVDAAIVLSSTFSLRPNLTVSRNKNIDLAVSGQNYGTKDISYSPSVIAGNSLIYKPTESLQIIWLQKYVGQQYMNNIELPEAKLADYFINDLNISYEIKPKSVFKSIIFKGLVNNILDKKYISNGYMWDIYPYYYPQAGTNILAGITLKF
- a CDS encoding Rieske (2Fe-2S) protein, with amino-acid sequence MKKSVWLSVLFLVFLSCSDNGPINTNPFIPNYTFTVDINMNLPLYSNLQYPSNAIYYAGKGVKGLLIFNTGSGYNAFDAACPNQSLSSCSTMTINGIDAVCPCDNKTYSLFSGQGSLQYPMKQYRVEVNGNVLRIYN
- the greA gene encoding transcription elongation factor GreA → MSTVSYYTAEGLKKLREELDYLKNVMRPKASQDIADARDKGDLSENAEYDAAKEAQGMLEMRIAKLEEIHSNARLIDETHLDVSKVLVLSKVKIKNQTNGMEVIYTLVAESEADLKTGKISVTSPIGKGLLGKSVGEVAEITVPNGVLKFDILEITRE
- a CDS encoding HIT family protein → MSSIFTKIVNGEIPCYKIAEDANFLAFLDVNPNAKGHTLCIPKQEIDQLFEIDDTLYLGLMQFSKKIATALQKTVPCKRIGMSVIGLEVPHAHVHLIPLNEMYEMRFQNKVTLSKEEFEALAKAIQNNL